TCAAAATAGATCACTTAATTAAGCTAATTGGTATTACTAACCTCTGGGCCTAGGTACTAACTTACACTCCCATTATTTACTTTTTTTTACGTAACATTCATCAAAATTTCATTTTTCACACTATTCCGGCTTGACCTCTGACCATTGTAATCTAAAGTTTATTTGTTACTAAATTGTAATAATTGGAGCAAGTACATGAAAAGGTTAATTCTCAGCGCCCTGCTTGGGTTGCTGTCGGTCGTTACCTCTCCCGCCCACAGCGGTGAGGAATTAGAGTACCCCGTGGTGTTAGTTCACGGTCTGTTTGGTTTTGATAATCTGCTCGGAGTAGATTATTTTTATCGCGTACCACAAGTGATCCATGATGAAGGTGGGCAGGTTTATGTTGCAGAAGTATCATCAGCCCATAATTCAGAATTGCGTGGTGAGCAACTACTAGAGCAAGTTGCGTTGGTTCGAGCATTAACAGGCAAAGACAAAGTTAATTTAATTGGCCACAGCCAAGGCGCGCAAACGATTCGCTACGTCGCCTCAGTTAAACCTGAGTGGGTGGCCTCAGCGACGAGTATTGGTGGCGTAAATTGGGGCAGCCGCTTTGCTGATGTTGTTCGCGGTGGAGTAGACAGTGGCTCATTTTCGGAGCAGTTTTTAGCGTCGCTTGCTAACGGCCTTG
This sequence is a window from Pseudoalteromonas piscicida. Protein-coding genes within it:
- a CDS encoding esterase/lipase family protein, which codes for MKRLILSALLGLLSVVTSPAHSGEELEYPVVLVHGLFGFDNLLGVDYFYRVPQVIHDEGGQVYVAEVSSAHNSELRGEQLLEQVALVRALTGKDKVNLIGHSQGAQTIRYVASVKPEWVASATSIGGVNWGSRFADVVRGGVDSGSFSEQFLASLANGLAGLIDLLSGKATAPKDALEALGALTTAGTLAFNQKYPEGVPSHYCGETQSLASNGVHYFSWSGSKAWTNVFDPADNALALFSQVFDEANDGLVSTCSSNLGQVINNQFKMNHLDQVNHTIGIHHLFETDPLTVYRQHIRRLKGLAL